A genome region from Fervidobacterium changbaicum includes the following:
- a CDS encoding DeoR/GlpR family DNA-binding transcription regulator translates to MFAEERKSKIARIIKEGKSVRVNELAKLFGVSESTIRRDLNELESLGIIKRTHGGAINSFAATFELSFAEKQDRFAKEKEYIGKLAARYIEDGDTIILDSGTTTQYIARSITAKNVTVITNSVTIAYELSNREDIEVIMTGGVIRSKTKALIGDIAQNTLKQFRCNKAFIAANGISLEFGVTTPTYLEAAVKRTMIENAKKVFLVADSSKFGQVSFALICPIERLDYIVTDKMDESQKKEFRALGVEVITE, encoded by the coding sequence ATGTTTGCAGAAGAAAGAAAAAGCAAGATTGCAAGGATAATAAAAGAAGGCAAGAGTGTCAGAGTTAATGAGCTTGCAAAATTATTTGGTGTTTCGGAGTCTACTATTCGAAGGGATTTGAATGAGCTTGAAAGTTTGGGAATAATAAAAAGGACCCATGGTGGCGCTATTAACAGTTTTGCTGCAACTTTTGAGTTGTCGTTTGCTGAAAAACAAGATAGATTTGCGAAGGAAAAGGAATATATAGGAAAACTCGCTGCAAGATATATAGAAGATGGAGATACCATAATTCTGGATTCTGGAACCACAACTCAGTATATAGCAAGAAGTATAACAGCTAAAAATGTAACTGTTATAACAAATTCAGTAACTATTGCTTACGAACTTTCAAACAGAGAGGATATTGAAGTAATTATGACAGGAGGAGTAATAAGATCCAAAACAAAAGCTCTGATTGGTGATATTGCACAAAATACCTTGAAGCAGTTCAGATGTAACAAAGCATTTATTGCAGCAAACGGTATTTCTCTTGAATTTGGTGTGACAACTCCGACCTATCTGGAAGCTGCCGTAAAAAGAACAATGATCGAAAATGCAAAAAAGGTATTCTTAGTTGCAGACAGTTCTAAGTTTGGCCAGGTTTCATTTGCTCTGATATGCCCCATTGAAAGGCTGGATTATATTGTTACCGATAAAATGGATGAAAGTCAAAAAAAGGAGTTTAGAGCCCTTGGTGTTGAAGTTATCACAGAATAA